One Aegilops tauschii subsp. strangulata cultivar AL8/78 chromosome 2, Aet v6.0, whole genome shotgun sequence genomic window, gatcaccggaaacggatgcacggtttgcaaatggcaagcaaaacaagaatgacacgaatctgcgattaacagcatgatagcacttaaaatgcaactagcaacaatgctacagcactccaacatagcaacaaagcatatggcagtaatctacaggagatgcttgacaaaagatgaacactaagctatggctagatcacaacataacaagctcaaagaagcatggcaaaagtgcaaaagatatcaggttcacagacttactgaaattactggacatggcagaaaacagcatcaggtagcaatgttcagagcatgaaatcaacatgctacaaaaacttaacatagcaaagcaaGGCACGGCAgcgttctactaaatgcatatgacaaaagtcccttactgaccataagccaaaaaggacctgaagatatgatggcaagcatgtaaacatagcaagtttcgttaacaggtttcagacttggcagaaaacagagcatgacagaaacaacaatatgaaggcatgttggtgagcttgatgcactcaccacaaggcaatgcatgacaaaacaagcatgcctacagcaagacggcatgtttatgaagctatccatggcaagaacaaaagcatagaatgtatcgatcaactacaacaagcttggcaaaaatgaatatcatgttaagaatcagccagaaatattttatagcaaaagtagagcaagattgaatcatgctatgacactccataattgcaaacaagtacaggaatggatcaactacaactatatctacgaaacatccttattgaacatctccaaaatatgcatggatctctctgtagcatcaagtttacatggcaacaaaataacagtagACAAAGACAGAattcactaagtccctgaaatcagaaacattacggagcctagtttgcatgcttatgatagtcaccacagagatcacaaaaatacatggcatacaccactggaaaggcggcatggcatacaacaaaacacatgtagagctcatgcccataagatgcacagattaaatgatacaaaaatgacaaatctccaagttctgataagaaccagcagataacagcaactagcactcttgcaacagagatttgggcatcaagatggactctaatgaacatggtgcaattgaacaaaatgtagagcatcacgaggtgaacaatttgacatattacacgcgcgaaatgGAGCTACATACGGAGAGTTATTCTATGATGAACAAGGGTATATGCTGAGAGAAAAAATGACAAAAGAAATTTGGGGGTCTCGGGGAAAAGTCAACGCATGCCAGTTAGCAGATCCGATCGGGGCCTGGCCgagggagctcgccggagcggcggcgcggctcgccggagaggaggccggaggggaggagaagggcgaagtggaggagggagatggcggggcggcgaccggcggaggagggaggcgcggcggcggaggcggcggctcGCGGGCGGCGGCCTGGCGACGGGCGGCCGGCGGGGCGATGGCGGGACTGGCCGGCGTGggagcggcggcggagggagccGGCCGGCGGCCGGCGCGCGGGAGCGGCGCGGTCGGGCTCGGGGGCAGGCgtctcgggcggcggcggtgcgggctgGGAGGGCCGCGGACGGGCCGGCGGGCTTCAGTGGCGGCGGTGTACGGGCTGCCATGTGGCAGCGCGTCACTGGTCTGGGGCGGCAGCGCGAGTTGTCTGGCcggcggcggacacgtccggcgcggcgcgaggagcgggttagggttttggCTGTGATTGTTTTCGGGAgggctcacatataaataggtagagggagctaggagagtccaaatgaggtgcggtttcgcccacacgatcgtgatcgaacgacatacagcatggaagagagtttggtgggttttgggctggttttgagggggttttgctgcaacacacaaatggactttgcggatgctcggttaaccgttggagtaccaaacgacctccaaatggaacgaaagttgaccggtggcctaccggtggtatactaagactacttgacaagcctcggtccatttcgagaaagtttgacacccgctcacgaaaagaaacacgaggagtgcaccggaggagataggagcgccggattgcaaaacggacaacggagaaaatgctcagatgcatgagacgaacacgtatgcaaatgcaatgcacatgatgatatgataagaaatgcatgacatgaacaaaatgcaaaacgaaaagaaaaacaaaacccgaccacggagggaataccatagcacatagccgaaaatggcaagagttggagttacaaatatggaaaattacatgcggggtgttacacttaGATGGTTAGATTTCTTGTGGTGGAACCAATCCAACAGGGTTCAAGTCCTAGACTTGACATTGATGGtcggtttattttttctgaatttattCCAGGCCTTCCGGCGATATGTGTTTAGTTGAAGAAGACGTTTTCGTCGACTACAAAGTCGTGAGGGCTCATACACAGATAGGATCTACGTGTGTGTGTTCATAATGCTAGTCTATATGCATATGTACGAGTGTCTGTGCTTATACTGTGttataaaaaaaatcatgaagCGCCGCCACCCATTTTAAATTTTTCATCTCTTCCATCACGTCTGTAACTGGTGAAGTAGTGATCGAACTAAGAGCATCTTCAGCCGTTGGCCCTCCAGGGGGCGcctaaaatcgccgcctgggggtGACCCGGCGAAAAAAATGGGcctgggcgagttggcccccagCCGCCGCCCCCAGGCGCGGGGAAAAAAATTATGTAGCAAATTTACGCAAAGTTCGGCTTATATTCGCGGATTTAAGTCGAGTAGTCGCCATTACATAAAAACTAATAAAGAAAACTTGCTGAAGGCCGAGAAGTCGCCGCCATCGTCGGCCTTCTCCTCCTTGACTCGGGCGCCCCTGCTGGACCCCtccccggctggtggcggcggcggcgcgtcgtcgtcgtcgtccctGTCGTCGATGATGACGACTCCTCCTTCGTCGCGGCCTCGGCGGCGCTGCTCGAAGCGCCGCAGGGCGGCGTGCTGGCGCTCCGTCGCCATCTTGATGGAGTCCTGGCGTGCCCATTCAAGGGCCGCGTCGTCGTCGAGCTCGACCTCGCCGTGCTCCGTCTTCACCGGcgcgagccccggctccgtctttggcttgacgaagcgcggaggaggagccgacgaggaggcgcgccggccgccctcattgatgacgatgccggcgctgcgagtgcgccgaccgagcggcgtctccgccgcgggctcggccttgacgccgagcagcgtcggagtgccggaggagtgggaggaggagcgggaggaggaagaggaggaggacgcgcCGAACCTCCTTGGCACCCATTGCCCGTCGCGTCGGCGTTGCGCCGGGGCGGCTGCCCTCGCCGGGGGGTACGCCAACGGCGGGTTGTTGCCGCCCTTGAGGTGCGTCAGCACGCCCTCAAGTGTGCTGCCGGGGGCGCCCCTCGCTGTTCTTCACGCCGCCGACCACCGGCGCCCCATTGGTGGACGCCAGCCGCTGCTGCTGGCGGCGCTCGAAGTACGCCGCCCAAGCCgcgtggttgtcggcggcgtactgGGGGAGGGAGAGCTCGGCGTCGGTGAGGGAGGCGCACACGATCTCGACCTCATCGGCGAAGTAGGATGGTTTGGCCACGGCGTCGGGCAACGGGGGAATCGGCACTCCCCCATTGCTGAGCCTCCAGCCCGTCGGCCCGGCgcgcatgtccggcggcgccgggATGTTCGCCTGGAACAGGAGCCAGGACTCCTGTTCACGGATCGAACGGCGGCtgaagccgttggccgccgcctcGTCTCCGGGGAAACGCTCGGCCATCGGGGAGATGGAGTGGTTGGGGGAgaagagctcggcggcggcgctcgggagagGTGGAGAGGTGGCACTCATCACAGGCGAGCGAGGCCATATATAGCCGCGCCGCGTCCGTGTGTACGCGTCCGAGGGAGGGGAGGcgtcggcgcgccgccccgtgaacgcgccgcccgtgaggaatcaatggcaaAGCTGACCGAcggcagccttgccattgattccccgCGAGAAACCGAGGCGTCGGGAGAAGACGAGGCGGGCGGTGTCGCTGACGCGGCTGGCCCGCGGCGCTTTCACGCCAAAAACGATTCGCCCGGCGCCCCCGAGCGCCCCCTagcgcgccgggttcgggttGGGTCCGCGGCGCCAATTTCAGCCCGAGCCGGCGAAAAAAGTGCCTCTGGGGGTGCGACTGGACTGATTTTTTGACGCCGGCGGCCAAAAAATCGCGTAGGGGgccttgttgggggcgcggctggagatgctctaacggTTGGTAGGCGCGATGCGGCCAGAGATGTAGCACCCAGATCTAGCCCATCGACAATTTAAGCATTATATCATTCGAGTTGGTGCACGATCAATCCATCATCCATGCATGGATCCAGTGGCGAAGCCACTGATGAACTATGTAGTGCATTGACTACACATCTTTCTGCAAAAAAAAACGTCCTGCAACAAATATACATCATGCAAAAAACCCATACAAATGCATACTCTTGACTATACAAGATTCAATTGACTATGAGGCGTCGGTTTGCACGATTATAGGGCATGCAAAGAGGAGTTGCGCGCTCCCAGATCGATGATTTGTTCAGTCAGACGAGTTATGCTTCTTCGTTGTGGACTTTTGAGCTCCAGCGGTATATCTGTATATGTATATGCAGCATTTTTGTCATTGCGTACACCACCGTCCAGCGTCCAGCAAATCCGCCAGTGGCCGACAAGCCCTCTTGAAATAATCGAGATGTCTTTACCATGCGCTGTGGAGTAAATAAACAGCTCGCCGGCGAAGAGTAAACACGTACTTGAGTCTTGAGACAAGTTGATGTACCGGAGTTACCACTGATCAGGTTCACAATAATATATACAGGAGCGACATGAATTATTGCTCAGAATGGAATGTGCTAACTTAACCTCAGTCGGGAAAGAAAAGCCTATCCATGCATGATCCATCCACGCTGTCATGGAGCTGCAAACCCACTCGTCCCAGCCAGATCTGCACATGCCTACATCGCCCATTCAAGACTAGATTACCAACCCGGTTTCCTTGAAGTCAGCGTTCCTGAGCTCAATTGGATGCATGCTGAGTTGTGCTCGCATGTTCCCTAGAGACACGGAACATGCTCTGCCGGCAAGACAAACCCCTGCCAATTCTTCTCCACTCCCGCGCATATAAATGGACGTGCCGAGGAGCAGCGACTCCACACCTCAACCACACACACTGCAGCTTCCGCTTCCAGACTCCTgccacccacacacacactcgtCGTTCAAGGATATGGGTAGGGTTCCGATCTGGATCGCGTGCGTGCTGCTCCTGGCGGCGACATGCCAGGGGAAGGGGGCACCGGGGCACAGGGTGAGGGTtggctactacaaccgcaagtgCCCCGCGGCGGAGATCATCGTCAGGTCCGTCGTCGGCAAGGCCGTCTCCCGGAACCCCGGCCTCGGCGCCGGCATCATCCGCATGGCCTTCCACGACTGCTTCGTCCAGGTACGTGGCCGCGTACTGTTAACTGCTTGCATTTTCATGCGCGTAGAGCGTCGATCACGTGATTAACATTCGGCTTGTGCAGGGCTGTGACGCGTCGGTGCTGCTGGACCCGACGCCGGCGAACCCGCGGCCGGAGAAGCTCGGCCCGCCCAACTTCCCCAGCCTGCGCGGCTTCGAGGTGATCGACGCGGCCAAGGCGGTTCTCGAGAGGGTCTGCCCTGGAGTCGTCTCCTGCGCCGACGTCATCGCCTTCGCCGCACGCGACTCCGCCTACTTCCTCAGCGGCTACAAGATCGACTACAAGATGCCGGCGGGGCGGTTCGACGGGAGCGTGTCGCTCGAGAGCGAGTCGCTGCAGTTCCTCCCCCCGCCCTTCTTCAACCTCACGCAGCTCGTTGACAGCTTCAAGGCCAAGAACATGAACGAGGACGACCTTGTGGTGCTCTCCGGCGCGCACACCATCGGCGTCTCGCACTGCTCCTCCTTCACCGACCGTCTGCCCGCGAACCCCTCCGACATGAACCCAGGCCTCACCAGGCTGCTGCAGAGCAAGTGCCCCGTCAGCCCCAACTTCACCAACGACCCCACAGTGGTGCAGGACATCGTCACCCCCAACCGGATGGACAACAAGTACTACACGAATCTGCTCAAGCGCAACGTGCTCTTCACCTCGGATGCGGCGTTGCTCACGTCGGGGAAGACGGCGCTGAAGGTGATGGAGAACGCTTTCAAACCCGGGAGCTGGGAGAAGAAGTTTGCCAAGGCGATGGTCAAGATGGCTGCCATCGAGCTCAAGACCGCTGCCAACGGCGAGATCAGGAGGAACTGCAGGGTCGTCAACAAGTACTAGGGTTGCTCGCTATTTTTAGTATTTAACATTCGAATGTGCATGTATGTTGTTCTTTTGCTGCATTCATTGCATTTTGTTAGTTTACTTGGAAGCCTGTTTCTTTCGTTTCTTTTGCTTCATTCAGCTCATCAGGTTGTAATTCTATTAACATGGTTGTTTTCACAATATATAGGTGACAGATGCCTGAATAAAATATTCATTTCCTACTTATCCAGTCATCTACTTTCTTTACGTGCATGTTCAAAAGATTTAATAGTCATTCCAAATATGATTCCGTGCGTTTAAAAGAAAAATTCAGCTGTTAATAATACAAATTCAGTtgtgaaatactccctccgtcccaaaatataatATCGTTTTTGACACTATTttaggatggagggagtactaaatacGAAATGAGCAATGTTTTCTGAACTTAGTCTTTTTTTCAAGTTCCTTATTTAGGGGTCCAAGTTTGACTTATCGGCTAGAAATTGTGTACATGGCACATGCATATTGTGTTAATGTTTCCATATTGTGTAGAAATTTTTGATGGCTTCATGATGGGTGGAATAAGGACCTAGTGCACATGTGCGGATGTGCCCGTTAGTACATACAAGTCATCTTCCGAATGTCGTGGTGGAACGACCATCTATGGGGCCATCtagccccttgtggttcggctAGGGAGTTGAACAAAACGCAAAGAGTAGAATCAACAGAGAGCGCAGGGGTTTACCCAGATTCGAGCCCCCATCTAGCCTCGTCGGGAATTTGTAGCCTCTCGATTACTCCTGGAGAAATCAAGTTCAAGCCAGCCTCACCGTTAACTAATATTTTCGTAaccttgaggttgcggattgttggtgaaaccaacaacggcaagcacccgaccgcagttgtgcgatgaGGGTGGTCCTGGACACAGAAAATGATAAGCATGTGTGACCACTTGAGGGGTTTTCAGTGCGTCTGCTGTCGGTTCTGCTGCGTTGACCTCACGCACCCACTGCTTAAACTGGCGGTGAGAGGAATGCAAAGACGCACCCTCGTCAATGCACATGGCCTATGTTGCCTTCTGGAAATCATGCTCACTGGATTCATCTCCATCTTCCTCTTCACTCTCATTGTTCTCTTCTTTCTTTTCACGACCTCTAGCAGGTTTTTCCTTCGATCTGCTGATTGGCCTTGCCGCAGCGCCCTCCACGGCCACCACGACTCTTCTTACCTGCACCATCCTGACCATTCTCCTTGTCGTgcttcttgaaggaaatatgccctagaggcaataataaagttattatttatttccttatatcatgataaatgtttattattcatgctagaattgtattgaccggaaacataatacttgtgtgaatacatagacaaacagagtgtcactagtatgcctctacttgactagctcgttgatcaaagatggttatgtttcctagccatagacatgggttgtcatttgattaacgggatcacatcattaggagaatgatgtgattgacttgacccattccgttagcttagcactggatcgtttagtatgttgctattgctttcttcatgacttatacatgttcctatgactatgagattatgcaactcccgtttaccggaggaacactttgtgtgctaccaaacgtcacaacgtaactgggtgattataaaggtgctctacaggtgtctccgaaggtacttgttgggttggcgtatttcgagattaggatttgtcactccgattgtcggagaggtatctctgggcccactcggtaattcacatcacttaagccttgcaagcattgcaactaatgagttagttgcgggatgatgtattacggaacgagtaaagagacttgccggtaacgagattgaactaggtattgagataccaacgatcgaatctcgggcaagtaacataccgatgacaaagggaacaacgtatgttgttatgcggtctgaccgataaagatcttcgtagaatatgtgggagccaatatgagcatccaggttccgctattggttattgaccggagacgtgtctcggtcatgtctacatagttctcgaacccgtagggtccgcacacttaaagtttcgatgacagttgtattatgagtttatgagttttgatgtaccgaaggttgttcggagtcctggatgtgatcacggacatgttgaggagtctcgaaatggtcgagacatgaagattgatatattggaagcctatatttggatatcggaagtgttccgggtgaaatcgggattttaccggagtaccgaggggttaccggaaccccctgggggcTTAATTGGCCATAGTGCGCCTTTGTGGaaaagaggagaggcggccagggcaggccgcgcgcccctccccctagtccgaataggacaaggagaagggggcgcccccccttccttcctctctccctcctctttccccctccactcctaatccaacaaggaaaagggagggagtcctactcccggtgggactaggactcctcctggcgcgccccctcctggccggcctcacctccccccttgctcctttatatacgggggtagggggcaccctagagacacaacaattgatcgtttgatcttttagccgtgtgcggtgcccccctccaccatagtccacctcgataatactgtagcggtgcttaggcgaagccctgcgtcggtagaacatcatcatcgtcaccacgccgtcgtgctgacaaaactctccctcaacactcggctggatcggagttcgagggacgtcatcgggctaaACGTGTggtgaactcggaggtgccgtgcgttcggtacttgatcgatcggatcgtgaagatgtacgactacatcaaccgcgttgtgctaacgcttccgctttcggtctacgagggtacgtggacaacactctcccctctcgttactatgcatcaccatgatcttgcgtgtgcgtaggagtttttttgaaattactacgttccccaacagtggtatcagagcctggttttatgcgtagatatcatatgcacgagtagaacagaagtgagttgtgggcgatacaagtcatactgcttaccagcatgtcatactttggttcggcggtattgttggatgaagcggcccggaccgacattacgcgtacgcttacgcttacgcgagactggttctaccgacgtgctttgcacacaggtggctggcgggtgtcagtttctccaactttagttgaaccgagtgtggctacgcctggtccttgcgaaggttaaaatagcaccaacttgacaaactatcgttgtggttttgatgcgtaggtaagaacggttcttgctaagcctagtagcatccacgtaaaacttgcaacaacaaagtagatgacgtctaacttgtttttgcagggcatgttgtgatgtgatatggcaagacatgatgctaaattttattgtatgagatgatcatgttttgtaaccgagttatcggcaactggcaggagccatatggttgtcgctttattgtatgcaatgcaatcgccctataatgctttactttatcactaagcggtagcgatagtcgtagaagcataagattggcgagacgacaacgatgctacgatggagatcaaggtgtcgcaccggtgacgatggtgatcatgacggtgcttcggagatggtgatcacaagcacaagatgatgatggccatatcatatcacttatattgattgcatgtgatgtttatcttttatgcatcttatcttgctttgattgacggtagcattataagatgatctctcactaaatttcaagataaaagtgttctccctgagtatgcatagttgccaaagttcgtcgtgcccaaacaccacgtgatgatcgggtgtgataagctctacgtccatctacaacaggtgcaagccagttttgcacacgcagaatactcaggttaaacttgacgagcctagcatatgcagatatggcctcggaacactgagaccgaaaggtcgagc contains:
- the LOC109761516 gene encoding peroxidase 2 — translated: MGRVPIWIACVLLLAATCQGKGAPGHRVRVGYYNRKCPAAEIIVRSVVGKAVSRNPGLGAGIIRMAFHDCFVQGCDASVLLDPTPANPRPEKLGPPNFPSLRGFEVIDAAKAVLERVCPGVVSCADVIAFAARDSAYFLSGYKIDYKMPAGRFDGSVSLESESLQFLPPPFFNLTQLVDSFKAKNMNEDDLVVLSGAHTIGVSHCSSFTDRLPANPSDMNPGLTRLLQSKCPVSPNFTNDPTVVQDIVTPNRMDNKYYTNLLKRNVLFTSDAALLTSGKTALKVMENAFKPGSWEKKFAKAMVKMAAIELKTAANGEIRRNCRVVNKY